In the Wyeomyia smithii strain HCP4-BCI-WySm-NY-G18 chromosome 2, ASM2978416v1, whole genome shotgun sequence genome, one interval contains:
- the LOC129724967 gene encoding venom protease-like — translation MKYVFVVTVAALMLLSIAEVTADSPRRIQSLRRKPSPSCGVRKVTSGGLIVGGHDSIPGNWPWHAAVYHVSGTNHQRDYKCGATLINARYLLTTASCAYHGRGKPEGAIVVELGQFNLVESFAGKRDAVVQNVSIHEKYVPGEIMNDIALLRLKKDVVFTKYIQPVCLPNSSDSIENFVGQKGTIVGWGYRADGKLSEKLQALKVPIVSYIDCLTSDRDFFLRNIYSGMFCAGSTNATTPCFGDAGGGMFFQEDRAWMLRGIVSFTSSSATVTMNCDPQKYFGLVNVAHFKQWIEETIARLNDTSKPAVAQAQRQQQQQQRF, via the exons ATGAAGTACGTGTTTGTTGTTACGGTAGCGGCTTTGATGCTGCTGTCTATAGCGGAAGTTACAGCAGATTCGCCGCGACGAATTCAGTCACTAAGACGAAAGCCGTCACCGTCCTGTGGAGTTCGGAAGGTAACGAGCGGCGGTCTGATCGTAGGTGGACACGATTCGATTCCCGGAAATTGGCCCTGGCATGCAGCAGTTTATCACGTCAGCGGAACTAATCACCAGCGCGATTACAAATGTGGTGCAACACTAATCAATGCTCGTTATTTGCTGACTACGGCTTCCTGTGCCTATCATGGACGCGGTAAGCCCGAAGGGGCGATTGTGGTGGAGCTTGGACAGTTTAATTTGGTTGAATCTTTCGCTGGAAAGAGAGATGCAGTGGTGCAAAATGTTTCCATCCACGAGAAGTACGTCCCCGGCGAAATAATGAATGACATAGCCTTGCTGCGACTGAAGAAAGACGTTGTCTTCACGAAATACATTCAACCGGTTTGTTTACCGAATTCTTCCGATTCTATTGAAAATTTCGTCGGCCAGAAGGGAACCATCGTTGGCTGGGGCTATCGGGCAGATGGTAAACTTTCTGAAAAATTGCAAGCTTTGAAGGTTCCGATAGTATCCTATATCGATTGCTTGACGAGTGATCGGGATTTCTTCCTGCGTAATATATACTCCGGAATGTTCTGTGCCGGATCGACTAACG caacgACTCCCTGCTTTGGAGACGCTGGAGGGGGAATGTTTTTCCAGGAGGATCGGGCGTGGATGTTACGCGGAATAGTTTCGTTCACTTCATCTTCAGCTACGGTAACTATGAACTGTGACCCCCAAAAGTACTTCGGATTGGTCAACGTGGCTCATTTCAAGCAGTGGATTGAGGAAACGATTGCCCGTTTGAACGATACCAGCAAGCCTGCCGTTGCCCAAGCGCAgcggcagcagcaacaacagcaacggTTCTGA